A genomic segment from candidate division TA06 bacterium encodes:
- a CDS encoding M6 family metalloprotease domain-containing protein: MKLKLSCGKLFLLAFILGWTATAQAVLVENSPVTLTQPDGQNLFLFLTGDEFHHRVYDKNGYTVLKDPATGFIVYAAKEQGRLVPGPLVAGRDDPAGAKLVPGLDDDPFVLQQAREAMPYMAGQGAKTPSTGAINNLVVFISFADQTEFPDTSGSLNYYGRTFNDSTGSTNSLRNYFHEVSYKRLTVRSTLYPLSGDTFVVSYQDTLNRNYYCPYDAATNPEGYTGGNNSYDRATREHGLLRRAIESIAGQVPAGLDIDADDDGYVDNVCFVIRGPTTAWATLLWSHRWSMYYEDAYINGKQVWDYNFQMQSQFNVGVLCHEMGHSVGYPDLYHYYTGTSLSPTGIWDIMCSTPNPPAHSSSYMKYYYTGWVDSMPEIITAGTYWLKPLADSAGGSCYKIASPNSVSEYYVVEYRRKAGIYENSLYGSGLLVYRINSSFAGEGNAYYDGSTIFDEVYLYRPGGTIAANGTISTAYFSEGSARNAINDATNPTGFLHDGSLGGLDIYDIGAAGDSICFTVGFPAGVSGGPGSGVLSRGIRIISCGPNPAAGFADIRFETDNRSAARLDVYAISGQKAASLELGSREPGQHLVKWDLRDNHGKRLPAGIYILRLSSGDRQATARLVLVK, from the coding sequence ATGAAGCTAAAACTATCATGCGGCAAACTATTTTTATTGGCGTTTATCCTGGGCTGGACGGCAACGGCCCAGGCCGTGTTAGTGGAAAATTCTCCCGTCACCTTGACCCAACCGGACGGACAAAACCTATTTCTGTTCCTGACCGGGGACGAGTTCCATCACCGGGTGTACGACAAAAATGGATATACGGTGTTAAAGGACCCCGCCACCGGGTTCATAGTATACGCTGCCAAAGAGCAGGGCCGTCTGGTACCGGGGCCGTTGGTAGCTGGCCGCGATGATCCGGCCGGAGCCAAGCTGGTGCCGGGGCTCGATGACGATCCTTTTGTATTGCAGCAGGCCAGGGAGGCTATGCCGTATATGGCCGGTCAGGGCGCCAAAACCCCGTCTACCGGGGCGATAAATAATCTGGTGGTGTTCATTAGCTTTGCCGATCAGACGGAGTTCCCGGACACCTCCGGATCGTTAAACTACTACGGCCGGACCTTCAACGACAGCACCGGATCGACCAACTCCCTGCGGAATTATTTTCATGAGGTAAGTTACAAAAGGCTAACGGTAAGGTCCACCCTGTATCCTTTGTCGGGAGATACCTTTGTGGTCTCCTACCAGGATACTTTGAACCGTAATTACTACTGTCCCTACGATGCCGCCACCAATCCCGAAGGGTACACCGGCGGGAACAACAGCTACGACCGGGCCACCAGGGAGCACGGCCTGCTCCGGCGGGCCATTGAATCGATAGCCGGGCAGGTTCCGGCCGGGCTGGATATAGACGCCGATGATGACGGGTACGTGGACAATGTCTGCTTTGTGATCCGCGGCCCGACCACGGCCTGGGCCACCCTGCTCTGGTCCCACCGCTGGTCAATGTATTATGAGGATGCCTACATAAACGGAAAGCAGGTCTGGGACTATAATTTTCAGATGCAGTCGCAGTTCAACGTGGGGGTGCTGTGCCACGAAATGGGCCACTCGGTGGGGTATCCCGATCTCTACCACTATTACACCGGCACCAGCCTTTCTCCCACCGGCATCTGGGACATCATGTGCTCCACCCCCAACCCGCCGGCCCATTCCAGCTCTTACATGAAATATTACTATACCGGCTGGGTGGACAGTATGCCGGAGATCATCACGGCCGGGACTTACTGGCTGAAGCCGCTGGCTGACAGCGCCGGGGGATCCTGTTATAAGATCGCCTCGCCGAACTCCGTTTCGGAGTATTATGTGGTGGAGTACCGCCGAAAGGCGGGGATCTACGAGAACTCGCTCTACGGTTCCGGTCTGCTGGTATACCGGATCAACAGCAGTTTTGCCGGGGAAGGCAATGCCTACTATGACGGCAGCACCATATTTGATGAGGTCTACCTCTACCGCCCCGGAGGCACAATTGCGGCCAACGGCACCATTTCCACCGCCTATTTTTCGGAAGGCTCGGCCCGCAACGCCATCAACGATGCCACCAACCCCACCGGATTTTTGCACGACGGGTCATTGGGTGGGCTGGACATTTACGACATCGGGGCGGCCGGGGATTCCATCTGCTTTACGGTCGGTTTTCCCGCCGGGGTTTCCGGGGGGCCCGGCTCCGGCGTCCTTTCCCGGGGAATAAGGATCATATCCTGCGGGCCCAATCCTGCGGCGGGTTTTGCCGACATTCGCTTTGAAACGGACAATCGTTCCGCCGCCAGACTGGATGTCTATGCCATAAGCGGGCAAAAAGCGGCCAGCCTGGAACTAGGCAGCCGGGAGCCCGGCCAGCATCTGGTGAAATGGGATCTGCGGGACAATCACGGGAAAAGACTGCCGGCCGGGATATACATATTGCGCCTGTCCTCCGGGGACCGGCAGGCCACCGCCCGTTTGGTGCTGGTGAAATAG
- a CDS encoding DUF192 domain-containing protein — protein sequence MKIQKRYFFVLAYLSLAVLAGCRQETSTQTLPTKESRPGKVQLAMGGARLWVEVAEDEAARSQGLMHRHQMPQDEGMLFVFEYPQPLSFWMKNTYLPLDIAFVSKDGIILNILRMEPLNEVPRYLSRGPALYAIEANAGWFQSNGIKPGDRVRF from the coding sequence TTGAAAATACAAAAAAGATATTTTTTCGTTCTGGCCTATCTCAGCCTGGCGGTGCTTGCCGGCTGCAGACAGGAGACATCTACCCAAACCCTGCCCACCAAGGAGTCCCGGCCGGGCAAGGTACAGCTGGCCATGGGCGGGGCCAGGCTGTGGGTGGAAGTGGCGGAAGACGAGGCCGCCCGGTCCCAAGGGCTGATGCACCGCCACCAGATGCCCCAGGACGAAGGAATGCTGTTCGTGTTCGAGTATCCCCAGCCGCTTTCATTTTGGATGAAGAACACCTATCTTCCGCTGGACATAGCATTCGTTTCAAAAGACGGGATCATCCTTAACATCCTCAGGATGGAACCTCTGAACGAGGTTCCCCGTTATCTCTCCCGGGGTCCAGCCCTTTACGCCATAGAGGCCAACGCCGGGTGGTTCCAGAGTAACGGTATAAAACCCGGGGACAGGGTTAGGTTTTAA
- a CDS encoding DUF350 domain-containing protein, with amino-acid sequence MKKLSAMSLVLLTSAASLLAQAQVVQEGAGRPVNVSISFGTWIIKLLMSLGWILTASIGFALGVGIAIKVFDALSTNIDEWEEIKKGNWSVALILISMIVMVGLLAISVLR; translated from the coding sequence ATGAAAAAGCTTTCCGCCATGTCTCTGGTTCTGTTAACGTCCGCCGCCTCATTGTTAGCCCAGGCCCAGGTGGTGCAGGAGGGGGCCGGCCGGCCGGTCAACGTCAGCATTTCCTTCGGAACCTGGATCATCAAGCTGCTGATGTCCCTGGGCTGGATACTGACCGCCTCCATCGGGTTCGCCCTGGGGGTGGGGATCGCCATCAAGGTCTTCGACGCCCTGTCCACCAACATCGACGAGTGGGAGGAGATCAAGAAAGGCAACTGGAGCGTGGCCCTGATCCTGATCAGCATGATTGTGATGGTGGGACTTCTGGCCATCTCGGTGCTGCGCTAA
- the sucD gene encoding succinate--CoA ligase subunit alpha, whose amino-acid sequence MAILVDKNTRLICQGFTGQHGTFHSLKCAEYGTKFVGGVVPGKGGTIHEGYPVFDTVAEAVEKQKANTSMIFVPALYCRDAILEVVDAGLELVICITEGVPANDMMFVKRYLQGKKTRLIGPNCPGAISPGKAKVGIMPAAIHKEGSVGVISRSGTLTYEAVNQLTKLGIGQSTCIGIGGDPVIGTNFIDALELFKADKQTKAVLMIGEIGGSLEEETARWIKKNFTKPVAAFIAGATAPPGRRMGHAGAIISGGKGTYAEKVKVLKACGIKVANTPAEMGETMKKAMGK is encoded by the coding sequence ATGGCAATATTAGTTGATAAAAACACACGATTGATCTGCCAGGGCTTCACCGGTCAGCACGGCACCTTCCATTCCCTTAAATGCGCCGAGTACGGGACCAAGTTCGTGGGTGGAGTAGTGCCCGGCAAGGGCGGCACCATCCACGAGGGATATCCGGTGTTCGACACCGTGGCCGAGGCGGTGGAAAAGCAAAAGGCCAACACTTCGATGATCTTCGTTCCGGCCCTGTACTGCCGGGACGCCATCCTGGAGGTGGTGGACGCCGGGCTGGAGCTGGTGATCTGCATAACCGAAGGCGTGCCGGCCAACGACATGATGTTCGTCAAGCGCTACCTGCAGGGCAAAAAGACCCGGCTGATAGGGCCAAACTGTCCGGGAGCCATCTCGCCGGGCAAGGCCAAGGTGGGAATCATGCCGGCCGCCATCCACAAGGAGGGTTCGGTGGGCGTTATCTCGCGCTCCGGCACTCTGACCTACGAAGCGGTCAACCAGCTGACCAAGCTGGGCATCGGCCAGAGCACCTGCATCGGCATCGGCGGCGACCCGGTGATCGGCACCAATTTCATCGACGCGCTGGAGCTGTTCAAGGCCGACAAGCAGACCAAGGCGGTGCTGATGATCGGGGAGATCGGCGGGTCGCTGGAGGAGGAGACCGCCCGCTGGATCAAGAAGAACTTCACCAAGCCGGTGGCGGCCTTCATCGCCGGGGCTACTGCGCCTCCGGGCCGCCGGATGGGCCACGCCGGGGCCATCATCTCCGGGGGCAAGGGAACTTATGCCGAGAAGGTCAAAGTGCTGAAGGCCTGCGGCATCAAGGTGGCCAATACCCCGGCCGAGATGGGCGAGACCATGAAGAAGGCCATGGGCAAGTAA